The genomic DNA aaatatgTGTATCACgtggggagagaaaaacaaatgctcAGGAGTGGAGCCTGGATTAGGTGCAGAGTCGTATGTCACAACGCTGGTTCCCAGGAAGTCATAACAGCTTTAGATCGTCACAAAGGTTAGAGCTGTAAGAACCATCTCCTCCAAAGCCTTCATATTAGAGGTGAGGAGACAGTGGCCTGAAGGGGTAATGCCTTCCCCAAGGCCATGCAGGAAAGCCAGACTTAGGGCCTCCCTTCCTGGGTAGTGTACCTGCATGTCTCGGACCCTAGATTTCTCAACTTCCACGTCACTGCCCTGGCAGCACTGATACATGTTTTGTAATTTGTGACACTCTCTATAGAGTTAGTTAGTTATTAGACCCAAAATGCGAATCTACGTCTAATTCTAAACAAGTATAGGTTGTGACAGGCTGATGTGTGATGCGAAGGCAAGTACTGCTAACATGTGAGATTTATTTTAGCAAAATAATTGTTTGGTTATTTTATAGAGCAAGTAAATGAGTTGGTGGCTTTGATCCCACACAGTGATCAGAGACTCCGCCCTCAGAGAACGTGAGTTACCTGCTTCTCTCCTGTTAATACCTAATTCTATCCCTGGTCcctttttatacatataaatgcCAGTTTTTGAAAACTTTTATCTGTCCTTGTCAATTCCTCCATTTCCTTTAATACTATTTGCTCAAGAAAGATATCTCTTCCCTCAGCACCATCTGGGGGAGGAAACTTGAAGCTTGAAACATTCTGAGGGCCCAGGGAAGGAACTGAATTGGAAGGAATTGGAGCAGGGGTGTCCTGGGGGTTGAAAAAATGTTTCTGTCTACACAGCTCCCCTCTTCAGCGTCCCTTCCCCGATTGCAAACAGCAAAGGCTTCTGCCTCTGCACTCATTCTTGCCTGGTTTGTGGTTCCTAGCCCTTTGTCctttcctgtccctgcccccgTCAGTCCTGGCTGTGCATTTAATCTTAACCGATTGGACCTTGACATCTGACTACCCACGTGGGTCATGTGCTGTGTCATTTGCAGCAAGCAGTATGTCCTCCTGTCTGTCCTGCTGTGCCTCCTGGCATTTGGTTTGGTGGCTTTCTTCCTATTTCCACATTCAGTCCTTGTGGATGATGACGGCATCAGAATGATGAATGTCACATTTAATAAGCAGGACTCCCTTGTAATCCTCGCCATCAAGGTAAGACCTAGGGCCTCCCTTCCTGGGTTGTGTACCTGCATGTCTCGGACCCAGGAAACTTACacttcttccctcccttgcccTGATGCAGGCCACCCTGAAAATCAGGAACTCCAACTTCTACTCTGTGGCAGTGACCAGCCTGTCCAGCCAAGTTCAGTACATGAACACAGTGGTTGGGTCATATATGACAACTAACGTCTCTCTCATTCCGCCTCGGAGTGAGCAACTGGTATGccggtgttgtttttttttagggtCTTCACCCCATAGGCCTGAGAGAAGAGTGGGGGCTGTGGGAATGCCATAGCCTCcttactttctttttcctctcatttcCACTTATAAGAACTGGTTGATGAGAAAGACCTGGTGAGCTCTGTAATTATGAAAAATtagagggggtggtggtggggggatcAGCTTGCATTTAAATATTAGAGGAACAAAAGGATATGTAAAAGAAAGCCATTGGGTACAAATCAAGACGAGGCAAAATGATAGTCTGAGGTCCACTGGCCTCTCCGAAGGGAAGAGGCGGGAAGAATTTGTTAGGGGCACATAGTCTGTGTGAGGGCCAGTCTTAGGGAAACGTGTGTCTGAGATGGAAGGGTGGTCCCAGGTCTTTAGATGCTAATGACAGTATTGTTCTGTGTCAGTCCTCCTTGGCCACAGACCGACTCTGGTGTCTTCTTTACAGGTGGACTTTCTGGTGCAGGCGGAGATGGGAGGACCATTTTCCTATGTGTAGTAAGGACgctgttttctctctgtgttctCCGCTGGATGAAAGGGATGCAGAGTTGTGCTCAGTTGATTGATTGGGGCTGGTCCTGCCTTAAGTCCCAGCCTTTGGCCTATAGGCTCCCTGACTTTGGCTGTCTTGAGATTTATTTGGAGGATGTGTTTTTAGCTGTGTGACTGAAGTGTTGAAATATCTAAAAGAGAACATTAAGCCACTAGAGACATTTCCAAGCTCCAGCATTTATATGATGGGTTTGAAAAAACAGAGTATCTCGGTGTGGGAGGAGGCAAGGACACTAGGGATTGGGAACCAGTCAGCCGTGGGAGCGCCGAGGTCAGGAGAGCgagtttggggaggggagggcccagACAGGGCTGACTGCCCCGCCGCTTGACAGTGTAACTCCGTTCtcttttgctgtttttcttttttgttttgttttgttttaactaaaCTGACTGCTTCTATATTTGCTGTTTGTTAGCTTCTTCTGCACATTACCCGATATCCAGGTGCACAACATCGTGGTCTTCATGAGGTACGTTGCCCTCCTTCCTGTTCCACGGCCTCTGTATTTGAGTCTGGACCATGAGGCTGTGTGAGCTCGCCACCTCCGCGCAGGAGAGCCTGTGTGACCCACAAGGCACCCAGCCAGAGAGGGGACGGGGCGCCTGTGCCTTCAGGCACAGATACAGTAAACTTTTGGTGTCCTCTGGATGCCGTGTCCAAACCCCATCACAAATTCCCAGACTCAGGGTGAACAATTAGATGTATAATGTTTTCTGTGAAACAAGGTCTAGTTCTGTGATCCCTTTAGAATCCTGACAAGACTAGTAAAGAACAGAAAGCTTCCTCCAGGTGTAAGTACTGAGCATTTGGCCAGACTGTCTCTCTAACCACACAAATTACCTACCACATATCATGGACCTTTAGGGTCACTCCTAGAACCATGACAGGGGTCTGCTGCAGACATTTGAAGTAGGAGagtgtagagcaggggtggggaacctttttctgccaagggccatttggatacaggcagtcctcgggttacgtcggactcgacgtacgtcgttttgtggttatgttgccatctcccatttatttattaaaaaaaaaaagttccgtcctTTCTACgttatgtacatatgtgctttatgtttttttactatttactgtatttaccataagtaaaggtcaggaattgttatctgtcttttaaattttttttactgtttcacttcattactgctgtgtatgtgctccatgtgagtgacgtaggtgcatatgtaggtgggttccgacttacggcgaaaatcgcgttacgtGGCGCCGTagacccgaggacctactgtatttgtaacatcattcaagggccatacaaaattatcaacttaaaacttagtctgctatatttggtcaaacatttaattaactcaccctaatgccttggcagggccggaccaaaGGATTTTGTGAGTCTTATACGGCCAGAGGGCTGGACgttcccacccctggtgtagagtGAGGTTTCCCAGCCtcgcactattgacattttggctGAGACAGTTATTTGTTGTAGGTGCTTTCCTGTGCATAGTAGGATATCTAatggcatccctggcctctgctcaccaGATGCCAGTAACACCACCAACACCGCTCCGTTGTAACAACCCAGaatgtctgcagacattgccAGAAGTCTGTGTGGGGTAAAATCTTCCCCAGTTGAGAAATGCTTGTTTAGACTGTCACAGCATCTCGGTGGATGTAGAAAGACTCTGGGTTTCTGGTTGCATAACCATGAAAAATGGGAATGGGACACATGGATATTGTTGCCTGAGTTTGCAAGAAATTATTTGGgcaatttttcttatttcatctCAAAAGCAGAATTAATTctctttggtttctttttcctAGAACTTCAGTGAAGATTTCGTACATTGGTCACATGACCCAGAGCTCCTTGGAGACACATCACTATGTGGATTGTGGAACAAACTTCTCAGCTGTTTAGAAACTGCTTTTGGCTCTCCCACGGCAGCACCTGTCGGAAGAGACACCCCATCCGTTCCTAGGGCCTGCGTTCTGCACCTACCCAGGTGGTAGAAGTAGAGGAGAAACTGGTTCTCTTAATCCCCAGCAAACACCCGCCTGCCGCTTGGGAGGAAACCTCGCCTCTGTGGCACCATTTCCGTTTCCCTAAACCAGCGAATCACTGCCCAGTACCCACTCTATGCCCAGCAAATAGTAGGCACTCGAGGTTTGAAGACTTTCATTCAGATCTTGCCAGCTGTGCTTGGAGATTATAAGCTGAAAGCAGACCAGGATACGAGGTTAGAGAACCAGAGAGGGGCGTGAGGCAGGACTGTTGGTGCAGCTGCACAGCTGTCATCAGGACCTCATCGCACCGaagaggcagcagggagggaaCGTGTGAATACATCAAAGAAAGCGCAGACCATTcaagatgtgattttttttcatctgttcctCAATGCCTAGGAACTTAAAAACCTTTTTCTTGTAGaaatttataattgtttttactAAGAGTCTATGTGGGGCTTGATTAACCCTGCATCCATTGGCTGGAACATGGATTGGGGGTTTGGTAGGAAAATAAACCCTGCTTTTGATTCATCTGCGTCTTCTCTTGCCTGGATGACTTAGACACCTCCGGGGGGCCGTGGATTAGGTGCCTGCTAAGGAGGTCagcacaggaaggaagggaagaaaacccCTGAGTGCCATCCCAGGAGGCTCTTATCACAGAGAACAGCCTCACTTCTCCTGGTCTCTGGTGGTGACGGCTGCCCTATGGCTCCTCCCAAACAGAGCGCTTAATGCCCCCTGGAGGTTGGAAGAGGTAGGGCAGAGATGCCTAAGGAGTGAAGCTGCTGCTTGGGGCGGAATaacttccccaccaccaccaccccgacCCCCTGGCTGTCGTTCTGGTGAAAGGGGCCTGGTTTGAGTTTGAAAGTTTCTTGAACTGGCTCCAAGCTACAACCACCAAAGTGGGCTCCAGCCCCGTTGTGGGAAGCTGGAGTAGTCGGGGTTCAGACCTCAGCTGAGGTAGCCTCGGGAAGCCCTAACAGCAGCAGGTGGTGGCAGGGGTCAGTATTAGTCCTCATGCCCATAGCTTCATCTTCAATATTTGCTCATTGATTTTGGCactgaatctttttttctttggttaatcctcacccgaggatatttttacattgatttttagagatagtggaacaAAGAAGGAGAAacgagagagaaaaatatctatctctcataaattggttgcctcccgcacgtgccccgaccagggccagggatccagcctgcaactgagatacatgcccttgactggaatcgaacccaggacccttcagtcctcggggactacgttctatccactgagccaaactggctagggcaacactgaatcttttttaaaaaatatattttattgattttttttatcgagaggaagggagagggacacagagttagaaacatcgatcagctgcctcctgcacaccccccactggggatgtgcctgcaaccaaggtacatgcccttgaccggaatcgaacctgggatctttcagtccgcaggccaacgctctatccactgagccaaaccagttagaatCTTTTTTTAACTAAGGCTAAATTTTGTGACTGCTTTATTGACATTGACCATGATTGAGTAACTGCACGCTGAGAGCTGAGTTTCAGTGTGACACTGGGCCCTTTAATTGTCTGTATGAACACAGTAGTGATGACTGTTCTGTATATTGACGATGGGACAGGACTTGCACGGAAGCAAATGCACACTGTTTCTGAGGTCGTTGCCCTACACACATGAAGATGTTCACCTTGCGACATTTCCTCtttaattttcccattttccAAATAGCTTCTAGtgcatatttttatgtaattttggGAAAACTACTCATATTGGTACTTAAGTTTCAATGATTTTTGTGGCTGTGCTTCAATAGCGTTTCTTGCTTCTCAGTATTACCTTTAAATCCAGCTGCGATGATCAAAGGAAAGCACTTAATTGTTTTAAACAGCAGTAAGTCTGACTTCGTAATGCTCTGAAATCTCATACCTGTTTACATCCTTAGCCCCCGCGCTGCACCGTGGGATACCTGCATAGTTGTGCCAGGCTCTCCGTCAGTTCTTGAACAAATGCGTACAGTTTGCTCTCAGCAACACCAAAATAGAAAGGGGAAGTGGCTGGCTCAGCTGTCATTGCCATCATCATCGTGTTTCTAGTGGATTGAAATTTGGAAAGAATGTGCTTCTTGAAAACGAGACATACTCTGAGATCTCTTTTTCTCTGTAGCTTCCTGCTTGGCCTCTACTGTGACCCCGTTTTTGCTCTCAAACTACTTACGCTGTGTCACCTGGTTGAAATCTCCATTGGTTCAATTACTCATTCCAAaaaggtatttattgagcacctgctgtatgcTAAGGATTACATTTTCTGATGTGTTTTGTCCAGAGTCATAGCTAGAAGTTTAAAACATCATCACAAGCCTTTTGTTTTAGGTAattttattgaacatttttaatgttgacataattGAAGGTGTCCCCCTTTTCCTGCCCTTTGCTCTCCTTCATTCATTCCCCACTTCCCCCTGCCtgggccttcaccaaactattgtctgtgtccaaaaaTATCAAATGCTTCATGAATTTGCCTGTCAttcttgtgcaggggccatgctaatctctaTCCTTCCAATTCTTTAGTATATGTGCTGAGAAAGCAAGCACCATCACAAGCCTTTTATACTCACCAGACCCCATCTCTTCCTTAACTCTAGTTACCCCAAAGTAGGGTCCCCTCAATCTCCGGGTCAACTGT from Myotis daubentonii chromosome 2, mMyoDau2.1, whole genome shotgun sequence includes the following:
- the TMEM106C gene encoding transmembrane protein 106C, whose protein sequence is MGSQHSASARPPSHKRKKDDREDMLDEREQEEAIAQFPYVEFTGRDSITCLTCQGTGYIPTEQVNELVALIPHSDQRLRPQRTKQYVLLSVLLCLLAFGLVAFFLFPHSVLVDDDGIRMMNVTFNKQDSLVILAIKATLKIRNSNFYSVAVTSLSSQVQYMNTVVGSYMTTNVSLIPPRSEQLVDFLVQAEMGGPFSYVYFFCTLPDIQVHNIVVFMRTSVKISYIGHMTQSSLETHHYVDCGTNFSAV